The proteins below are encoded in one region of Methanosarcina barkeri 3:
- a CDS encoding nucleotidyltransferase family protein, with product MAEDSSIASSRDAVRFRAILRHHLPEISRKYKVSYLGIFGSYIRGEQKPESDLDILVEFDEAPGFFEYIQLEDYLSEILGVKVDLVMKSALKSAIGKHILEEVVAV from the coding sequence ATGGCAGAAGACAGTTCTATTGCCTCCTCCAGAGATGCTGTTCGATTCAGGGCTATTTTGCGTCATCATCTGCCGGAAATTTCCAGGAAGTATAAAGTTAGTTATCTCGGGATTTTTGGTTCTTATATTCGCGGGGAACAAAAGCCTGAGAGTGATCTTGATATTCTGGTTGAGTTTGATGAAGCTCCCGGTTTTTTTGAGTACATTCAACTTGAGGATTACCTCAGTGAAATTCTTGGTGTGAAAGTGGATCTTGTGATGAAATCTGCCCTGAAATCTGCTATTGGGAAGCATATCCTTGAGGAAGTTGTAGCAGTATGA